A genome region from Candidatus Omnitrophota bacterium includes the following:
- a CDS encoding TolC family protein — protein sequence MNLYKHLIIPGLVLFCALALCAAESFADEEVMGPSEVEMAGHSIMGAKDPNSMPEGEFVKNETEPARILTLEECLNIAIKNHLPLKTVKKSVKLAQWRLFEARRNLLPKVGVRMEEHSGQIGGRRFYGKSTAVDLQQTAFHGGEFMYTMMQAQTNLKIVNKEYSRIKNDLILQVKKGYYTLAKAKENFKSQEDLSRETSRIREMVIKQFESGVGSSLEFLNVSSQTNQIRFQFVSAKGDVEVAELILKQAMSIDSGARIDIEPPNELKKVNIDFEKVLRDALVHRPEMQINSMMMQYYIYEKKIANSKSWPKIDFIGSFGMAKEEYIAKDMGIDPATGTVDPDQKMLQQWYAGVKCSIPLWGSTGEYSYTKEVWTPVVSAFRGTSTITNSYKFNFLDNLAQYSEKYSADVDMDRARQELIKIKQDITLEVKEVCFNYEKALLQLDTAVNKVKYQEGDLELVKFRRQMDEAQDSNVIESMIKLAQERFGYVQALSDCQVAIASISKAVGAPEYFKDIEPTNGNNGNNK from the coding sequence ATGAATCTGTATAAACATTTAATAATCCCGGGATTGGTTTTATTTTGTGCTTTGGCGCTGTGTGCGGCAGAGTCTTTCGCAGACGAAGAGGTTATGGGCCCCTCGGAAGTCGAAATGGCGGGGCATTCTATTATGGGAGCGAAAGATCCAAACAGTATGCCCGAAGGCGAATTTGTCAAAAATGAGACGGAGCCGGCAAGGATACTGACCCTGGAAGAATGTTTAAATATAGCGATAAAGAATCACCTGCCTCTAAAAACAGTAAAGAAGAGCGTAAAGTTGGCCCAGTGGAGATTGTTTGAAGCACGACGTAACCTGCTGCCAAAGGTGGGCGTAAGGATGGAAGAACATAGCGGGCAGATAGGCGGCCGGCGTTTCTACGGAAAAAGCACCGCAGTCGATCTTCAACAGACGGCCTTCCACGGCGGCGAGTTTATGTACACTATGATGCAGGCGCAGACAAATCTAAAGATAGTAAATAAAGAATATTCGAGGATTAAAAACGATCTTATACTACAGGTTAAAAAAGGATATTATACTCTCGCGAAGGCGAAGGAAAATTTTAAATCTCAAGAGGATCTTTCGCGGGAGACTTCAAGAATACGTGAAATGGTCATTAAGCAATTTGAATCCGGCGTCGGATCCAGTCTCGAATTTTTAAATGTTTCTTCTCAAACCAATCAGATAAGATTTCAATTTGTGTCGGCCAAAGGCGATGTAGAGGTAGCGGAGCTTATATTGAAGCAGGCCATGAGCATAGATTCGGGCGCGAGGATAGATATAGAGCCTCCGAACGAACTTAAAAAGGTGAATATCGATTTTGAAAAAGTTTTGCGCGACGCGCTGGTCCACAGGCCCGAGATGCAGATAAATTCCATGATGATGCAGTACTATATTTATGAGAAGAAGATCGCCAATTCGAAGAGTTGGCCCAAAATAGATTTTATAGGCTCTTTTGGTATGGCCAAGGAAGAATATATAGCCAAAGATATGGGAATTGACCCCGCGACAGGCACGGTCGACCCGGACCAGAAGATGCTCCAGCAGTGGTATGCGGGTGTAAAATGCAGCATCCCCCTCTGGGGGTCTACCGGCGAGTATTCATATACCAAAGAGGTATGGACGCCCGTTGTGAGCGCGTTTCGCGGTACATCTACGATAACCAATTCCTACAAATTTAATTTTTTGGATAACCTTGCCCAATATTCAGAAAAATATTCCGCGGATGTCGATATGGACAGGGCCCGCCAGGAATTGATAAAGATAAAGCAGGACATAACTCTGGAAGTTAAAGAAGTATGCTTTAATTATGAAAAAGCCCTGTTGCAGCTCGATACAGCTGTCAATAAGGTAAAGTACCAGGAAGGCGACCTTGAGCTTGTCAAATTCAGGCGACAGATGGATGAGGCGCAGGATTCCAATGTTATAGAAAGCATGATAAAACTAGCGCAGGAGAGGTTCGGGTATGTACAGGCCCTAAGCGATTGCCAGGTAGCTATCGCAAGCATAAGCAAGGCCGTCGGCGCGCCGGAATACTTTAAAGATATAGAGCCAACGAACGGTAATAACGGTAATAATAAGTGA
- a CDS encoding efflux RND transporter periplasmic adaptor subunit encodes MKMIDMNSIKDKLNFMKKFDFKNFKFNRKAFLIIIGVLIVLTVLVKTTTNIQKTLFKKKADIAAKARPITFEEDATAVKAYKIKRMDFKDTLPALGNIKGFKEIGLKFQVPGIIESINFEEGEKIQEGDIIASLNQKDALLKLKYSEIELSKNKKLFEIGAISSLKMEQSKLEYESAKSDLDKTNIYAVSNGLMGPRVTDVGSYFNPSESGDKVGIFINADKVYAEFNIIEKDIPKVALGQRVEVFVDAYPSKSFTGTIDRISPVIEGRSRTQTLKVELDNKDNILKPGMFIRSLISTYEKKDALVVPSSALKKKENDYFAYVIHKEEPKSLAEPSMVKDRKSQKPRGLFGIFKGKEKEEPRPDLKMAKEKPAEYGTIEVRKVGMGYMSEDLVEIDKGLAEDELVVVEVQEEFKDKAKVEIAEVQEGVL; translated from the coding sequence ATGAAGATGATAGACATGAATAGCATTAAGGACAAGTTGAATTTTATGAAGAAGTTCGATTTTAAAAATTTTAAATTTAACAGGAAAGCGTTTCTTATAATAATAGGTGTGCTTATAGTGCTCACAGTCCTGGTTAAAACTACCACAAATATACAAAAAACGCTTTTTAAAAAGAAAGCTGATATAGCGGCGAAAGCAAGGCCGATTACTTTCGAAGAGGACGCTACCGCGGTAAAGGCATATAAGATCAAGAGAATGGATTTTAAGGATACACTGCCCGCGCTTGGTAATATAAAAGGGTTTAAAGAGATAGGCTTAAAGTTTCAGGTGCCGGGCATCATAGAAAGTATAAACTTCGAGGAAGGGGAGAAGATTCAGGAGGGCGACATTATAGCCAGCTTAAACCAGAAGGATGCTCTGCTGAAGTTAAAATATTCGGAGATAGAGTTAAGCAAGAACAAAAAATTATTTGAAATAGGCGCAATAAGCTCGCTTAAGATGGAGCAGTCCAAGCTCGAATATGAATCAGCTAAGAGCGACCTCGATAAAACCAATATTTACGCGGTAAGTAATGGGCTTATGGGGCCCAGAGTTACGGATGTGGGCAGCTATTTTAATCCAAGCGAGTCAGGCGATAAGGTCGGAATTTTTATAAATGCCGATAAAGTATATGCGGAATTCAATATCATAGAGAAAGATATACCTAAAGTGGCGCTGGGCCAAAGAGTGGAAGTATTTGTCGACGCCTATCCCAGCAAGTCTTTTACCGGCACGATAGACAGGATCTCGCCGGTTATAGAGGGCCGCTCCAGGACCCAGACATTAAAGGTGGAGCTCGACAATAAGGATAATATATTGAAGCCGGGCATGTTTATAAGATCGCTCATATCTACCTATGAAAAGAAAGACGCTTTGGTTGTGCCGTCTTCAGCGCTGAAGAAGAAGGAAAATGATTATTTCGCGTATGTGATTCACAAAGAAGAGCCAAAGAGCCTGGCAGAGCCCTCTATGGTCAAAGACAGGAAGAGCCAGAAGCCAAGGGGCCTCTTCGGAATATTTAAAGGCAAAGAAAAAGAAGAGCCAAGGCCTGATTTAAAGATGGCCAAAGAAAAACCCGCCGAATATGGAACGATAGAAGTCAGGAAGGTAGGCATGGGGTATATGTCCGAGGACCTCGTCGAAATAGATAAAGGCCTTGCCGAAGATGAGTTGGTGGTAGTAGAGGTCCAGGAAGAGTTCAAGGATAAAGCAAAAGTTGAAATTGCCGAGGTTCAGGAAGGCGTGCTGTAA
- a CDS encoding efflux RND transporter permease subunit, translating to MNLPRLSIERPVTVMMVVTAVIIFGTVSLMLLPQELFPQIVYPQLTVVTPYANAAPEEIETLITKPIEEAVGTVAGVKRIQSISREGLSMVIAEFGWNQNINFAALGMREKIDLIKERLPRDAEEPIVLPYNPFDRPILILSITSSADRSAVSLRELARKMIKDEIEKVEGVASATISGGLEREIQVDVDQDKLQARNIPILDVSKAVSSANLNYPAGTIKESFYEYLIRTLGEFEKVRDIDEIALGQGSTDEELYQMQSGGQGVAKGQISKDRRLIYLKDVALVTDGIKERTSFSRYNENENISLSIQKQALGNTVKIINRVKKKIVDLRADLPKDISIAVVYDQSTFIKSSINGVWEAAWQGSLLVLLILFYFLRNIWSALIVTFTIPISVMATFALMYFSGVSINMMSLGGIAFGVGSLVDAAIVVIENICTHREKGVDPKEAAIVGAEEVAIAVAGSVLTTVVVFLPLIFVIGITGQILKDFALTVTFSLLVSWVAAVTIIPLLASRGINISKEEPKAVKGLRRIYSGISERFINKRGRYLLLTLVVFLASLLIFAVLDKELMPKVDQSQFVMKVDMPAGTRLVVTNEISQRVEKVLVAFPEVDSINVTVGSTQESTTRNVLERLSSNQAEIVINLKTKRKMKSTEIVQLIKNKLANIDLEGAKIEYVLQENVLAAGMQAQAPVTIEIKGNDLKELENITIKMQDALSKIEGIYGIKNNLAEPSPETKIYIDKDKASMYGLSVSDIAQTAIIALKGSAATKFKEKGQEYDIRVRLREKDRNNFSKLSRLQLQSPMGMGIPLGSVATFGKGKGPSEIRRINQERVVSVYANVYNRPLKDVYADVNSAIKSLSIPKNYVVKLTGESEEMKASFDSLRNAIIAIILLVYMIMAALFESLWQPFIIMFTIPLSLIGVALGLFGTGTSVSVYVLIGVGMLGGIVVDNAIVLMDYINLLKSRGMSDKDAAIAASGARLRAILMTALTTILGLVPMAFLGGEGAELRRPMAITVMSGLLIATFLTIVVIPTIYLSSSEFLGRIFRKKK from the coding sequence GTGAATTTACCCAGGTTATCGATAGAAAGACCCGTTACCGTCATGATGGTGGTAACGGCGGTCATTATATTTGGAACAGTATCTTTGATGCTGCTCCCGCAGGAACTTTTTCCTCAGATAGTATATCCGCAGCTTACCGTTGTTACGCCCTATGCCAACGCTGCCCCCGAAGAAATAGAAACGCTTATTACTAAGCCAATCGAAGAAGCTGTCGGTACGGTAGCGGGAGTAAAAAGAATACAGTCTATCTCCAGAGAAGGCCTTTCGATGGTTATCGCGGAGTTTGGCTGGAATCAGAATATAAATTTTGCCGCACTTGGAATGCGTGAAAAGATAGACCTTATAAAGGAACGGCTGCCGCGCGATGCCGAAGAGCCGATAGTATTACCTTATAATCCATTTGACAGGCCCATTCTTATACTCAGTATTACCAGCTCCGCCGACCGGTCGGCCGTGTCCTTAAGAGAACTCGCCCGTAAGATGATAAAGGACGAGATCGAGAAAGTGGAGGGAGTGGCTTCGGCGACGATATCCGGAGGTCTTGAGCGCGAAATACAGGTGGATGTGGATCAGGATAAACTTCAGGCGCGCAACATACCCATTCTTGACGTTTCAAAAGCCGTTTCCAGCGCGAATCTTAATTATCCGGCAGGCACCATTAAGGAAAGCTTCTACGAATACCTTATCAGGACGCTCGGGGAGTTTGAGAAAGTCCGAGATATAGATGAAATCGCTTTGGGCCAGGGCTCTACGGACGAAGAGCTTTACCAAATGCAGTCCGGCGGGCAGGGTGTAGCAAAAGGGCAGATATCTAAAGACAGACGTCTTATATATTTAAAAGATGTGGCTTTAGTGACCGACGGTATAAAAGAGAGGACAAGTTTTTCCAGATACAATGAAAACGAAAATATATCGCTGTCTATTCAGAAGCAGGCCCTCGGCAATACGGTCAAGATAATAAATCGTGTAAAGAAGAAGATAGTCGATCTTAGGGCGGATCTGCCCAAAGATATCAGCATAGCGGTAGTTTATGACCAATCAACGTTTATAAAGAGTTCTATAAACGGTGTGTGGGAAGCGGCGTGGCAGGGCAGCCTACTTGTATTGCTGATACTTTTCTATTTCTTAAGAAATATATGGAGCGCGCTTATAGTTACTTTTACAATTCCTATATCGGTAATGGCCACATTTGCCTTGATGTACTTCTCCGGTGTTTCGATAAACATGATGTCTTTAGGCGGTATCGCGTTTGGAGTAGGCTCTTTAGTCGACGCGGCGATAGTTGTAATTGAAAATATATGCACTCATAGGGAAAAAGGGGTGGATCCAAAAGAAGCCGCTATTGTCGGCGCTGAAGAGGTCGCGATAGCCGTCGCGGGCTCCGTCCTTACAACAGTCGTTGTATTTTTGCCGCTTATCTTTGTAATAGGGATAACAGGCCAGATATTAAAGGACTTCGCTCTTACGGTCACATTTTCACTTCTCGTTTCATGGGTCGCAGCCGTAACGATAATACCTCTTCTCGCGTCACGGGGAATTAACATATCAAAGGAAGAGCCGAAGGCTGTAAAAGGCTTGCGCAGGATTTATTCGGGGATCAGCGAAAGGTTCATCAATAAAAGAGGCAGATATCTTCTGCTTACATTAGTGGTATTTTTAGCGTCGCTTTTGATATTTGCGGTATTGGACAAAGAGTTGATGCCTAAAGTTGACCAGAGCCAGTTTGTGATGAAGGTAGATATGCCTGCGGGGACAAGGCTTGTGGTGACCAATGAAATTTCACAGAGGGTCGAAAAGGTACTAGTAGCATTTCCGGAAGTAGATAGCATCAACGTAACGGTTGGCTCGACGCAGGAATCAACCACGAGAAATGTCCTCGAACGGTTAAGTTCCAATCAGGCGGAAATAGTCATTAATCTTAAGACAAAAAGAAAAATGAAAAGCACAGAAATAGTCCAGTTGATAAAGAACAAGCTGGCGAATATAGACTTAGAGGGTGCAAAGATAGAATACGTATTACAGGAGAATGTCTTGGCCGCGGGAATGCAGGCGCAGGCTCCGGTGACCATAGAAATAAAAGGAAACGACCTTAAAGAGCTGGAAAATATAACCATAAAAATGCAGGATGCGCTTTCGAAGATAGAAGGTATTTATGGTATAAAGAATAATCTTGCCGAGCCTTCGCCGGAAACGAAGATATATATAGATAAGGACAAGGCGTCTATGTATGGGCTCTCTGTGTCGGATATAGCGCAGACGGCTATAATAGCGCTTAAGGGCTCGGCAGCCACTAAATTTAAGGAGAAGGGCCAGGAATACGATATACGCGTACGCTTACGGGAAAAGGACCGCAACAATTTCTCCAAATTGAGCAGGTTGCAGCTTCAGTCTCCTATGGGAATGGGTATTCCTTTGGGGAGCGTTGCCACATTCGGAAAGGGGAAAGGTCCCAGCGAAATAAGAAGAATTAATCAGGAAAGGGTGGTCTCTGTTTACGCCAACGTTTATAATAGGCCGTTAAAAGATGTGTATGCCGACGTAAATAGCGCGATAAAGAGCCTGTCGATACCCAAAAACTATGTCGTTAAGCTTACCGGCGAAAGCGAAGAGATGAAGGCGTCATTTGACAGCTTAAGGAACGCCATAATAGCGATCATACTCCTGGTTTATATGATAATGGCCGCTCTCTTTGAATCACTTTGGCAGCCGTTTATAATAATGTTCACTATACCATTGTCGCTGATAGGCGTGGCGCTGGGGCTTTTTGGCACAGGTACGAGCGTTAGTGTGTATGTTCTCATAGGCGTCGGTATGCTGGGCGGTATAGTGGTCGATAACGCCATAGTTCTTATGGATTATATAAATCTTTTGAAATCAAGAGGCATGAGCGACAAAGATGCGGCCATAGCCGCCAGCGGCGCGAGGCTGCGGGCGATTCTTATGACCGCGCTTACGACTATCCTGGGCCTTGTGCCCATGGCATTTTTGGGTGGGGAAGGTGCCGAGCTCAGAAGGCCAATGGCGATCACCGTAATGAGCGGCCTTCTTATAGCCACATTTCTGACCATAGTAGTAATTCCTACTATATATCTATCCTCATCTGAATTTTTGGGCAGGATTTTCAGAAAGAAAAAGTAA